A single window of Pungitius pungitius chromosome 20, fPunPun2.1, whole genome shotgun sequence DNA harbors:
- the epb41l2 gene encoding band 4.1-like protein 2 isoform X9 — protein sequence MTTEAGSETEVKEKAEEPAAEPVQSEKAPDEAQEVANAEGQEKGKEGKGIGRYLPTWLKKQKSQSQQTSPTKEAPPTEEAVGKVTQQKGDESAPEVNGHAEEVEEEEEEEEKEEAVKSEEVKEKESESHSTASGDNKTAKAEETADKVPEESQPTAEGEGAKEVQQKKEQEGDAAGEEEQGGEREGQTSIFQSPLRLVRKTKMKLMECHVSLLDGTDFTCEVEKRAKGQFLFFKVCEHLNLMEKDYFGLFYMDNHAQTCWLDPTKDIKRQIRNNNWQFVFNVKFYPPDPSLLTEDITRYLLCLQLREDVATGRLPCSFVTHALLGSYTLQAEFGDHEPDQPRPLDNVGQLTFAPNQNKDMEEKILELHKSLRGMTPAQADAQFLENAKKLSMYGVDLHHAKDSEGVDIMLGVCANGLLVYKDRLRINRFAWPKILKISYKRNNFYIKIRPGETEQFESTVGFKLQNHRSAKRLWKVCVENHSFFRLTVPEQPTKARFLTLGSKFRYSGRTQAQTRKASSLIDRPAPNFQRTSSKRISRSLDGAPMISITEASENGREPHLELHSDSKESPAPPVEAAAAAAAENSIADTKEAAKTTEVEIEETVVVQEVSIAPKLGRVAVTAGPPAGPPAHQEALEQEVTVQEEVVVNEEAKAAKQESVSSESESEEEAEYHPNVSICHTQIPEEEEEEEEEQQEEEAVKAAEAPSLLPVAASLPEDAREEKNAEGEHQAEREATEGEAPNGPPAPEGSASGAEREEGPKVNGDARPVEAEHRPQVICCSEPPVVKTEMVTISDTFAAQKTEIATKEVPIVHTETKTITYEAAQLDGNGDGEPGVLMTAQTITSESLCTTTTTHITKTLKGGLSETRIEKRIVITGDCDIDHDQALAQAIKEAKEQHPDMSVTRVVVHKETELAEEEED from the exons ATGACTACAGAAGCGGGCTCTGAGACCGAGGTGAAGGAGAAAGCCGAGGAGCCTGCCGCTGAGCCGGTCCAATCGGAGAAGGCCCCGGACGAGGCCCAAGAAGTAGCCAACGCCGAGGGGCAggagaaggggaaggagggCAAAGGAATAGGTCGATACCTGCCGACATGGCTTAAGAAGCAGAAGTCTCAGAGCCAG CAGACCTCCCCGACCAAAGAGGCGCCGCCCACGGAGGAAGCCGTCGGCAAGGTGACACAGCAAAAGGGGGACGAGTCTGCCCCGGAAGTGAACGGTCACGCAGAggaagtggaagaagaagaggaagaagaggagaaggaggaggcagtAAAGTCGGAGGAAGTGAAGGAAAAGGAATCAGAATCTCACTCTACCGCCAGCGGAGACAACAAG ACCGCCAAGGCTGAGGAGACTGCTGATAAAGTTCCAGAGGAGAGCCAGCCAacagcagagggagaaggagcaaaggaggtgcagcagaagaaggagcaggaagGGGACGCGGCCGGTGAGGAGGAGCAAGGAGGGGAAAGAGAAGGCCAGACTTCTATTTTCCAGTCTCCTCTCCGCCTGGTGAGGAAAACCAAGATGAAGCTGATGGAGTGTCACGTGAGCCTCCTGGACGGGACCGACTTCACCTGCGAGGTGGAG AAACGGGCCAAAGGCCAGTTCCTGTTCTTTAAGGTGTGCGAGCACCTCAACCTAATGGAGAAGGACTACTTTGGACTCTTTTACATGGACAACCATGCACagacg TGTTGGTTGGACCCCACCAAGGACATCAAGAGACAGATACGCA ATAACAACTGGCAGTTTGTATTCAACGTCAAGTTCTACCCTCCTGACCCGTCACTGCTCACCGAAGACAttaccag GTACCTGCTGTGTCTGCAGCTCCGTGAAGACGTGGCCACTGGGCGCCTGCCGTGCTCGTTCGTCACTCACGCCCTGCTGGGGTCGTACacgctgcag gCGGAATTTGGGGACCACGAGCCCGACCAGCCTCGGCCCCTGGACAACGTGGGTCAGCTGACCTTTGCGCCCAATCAGAACAAAGACATGGAGGAGAAGATTCTTGAGCTCCACAAGTCTCTCAG GGGAATGACACCAGCTCAGGCCGACGCCCAGTTTCTAGAAAATGCCAAGAAACTGTCCATGTACGGGGTGGACCTGCACCACGCCAAG GACTCGGAGGGCGTGGACATCATGCTCGGCGTGTGCGCCAACGGGCTCCTGGTTTACAAGGACAGGCTCCGGATAAACCGCTTTGCTTGGCCCAAAATCCTCAAGATTTCATACAAGAGGAACAACTTCTACATAAAGATCCGACCCGGAGAG ACGGAGCAGTTCGAGAGCACCGTGGGATTCAAGCTCCAGAATCATCGCTCTGCCAAGAGGCTGTGGAAGGTCTGCGTGGAGAACCACAGCTTCTTCAG gttaACGGTGCCGGAACAGCCCACCAAGGCCCGCTTCTTGACTCTGGGCTCCAAGTTCCGTTACAGCGGGCGAACCCAGGCCCAGACCCGCAAGGCCAGCTCCCTCATAGACCGGCCGGCGCCCAACTTCCAACGCACCTCCTCCAAGCGCATCAGCCGCAGCCTGGAtggag CACCAATGATCAGCATAACTGAGGCGTCAGAGAACGGACGTGAACCCCACCTGGAGCTCCACTCTGACTCtaag GAGAGTCCAGCCCCCCCCGTGGAAGcagccgccgctgctgctgccgaaAACTCGATCGCTGACACCAAAGAAGCCGCGAAG ACAACCGAAGTTGAAATCGAGGAAACTGTTGTCGTCCAAGAGGTTTCCATAGCACCCAAACTCGGACGCGTCGCGGTCACCGCCGGCCCCCCCGCCGGCCCGCCCGCACACCAGGAAGCACTAGAGCAGGAAGTGACAGTCCAAGAGGAAGTAGTGGTAAACGAGGAAGCCAAAGCGGCAAAGCAGGAGAGCGTTTCCTCCGAGAGCGAGAGTGAAGAGGAAGCCGAGTACCATCCAAACGTCTCCATCTGCCACACACAAATaccggaggaggaagaggaggaggaggaagagcagcaggaagaggaggcggtCAAGGCGGCGGAGGCTCCTTCCCTTCTACCCGTAGCGGCGTCCTTGCCGGAAGACGCCCGGGAGGAGAAGAACGCGGAGGGGGAGCACCAAGCCGAGAGGGAGGCGACGGAGGGCGAGGCCCCCAATGGCCCCCCCGCGCCGGAGGGGAGCGCGAGCGGGGCGGAGCGAGAGGAAGGACCCAAAGTGAACGGAGACGCCCGCCCGGTTGAGGCAGAACACCGGCCACAGGTTATTTGTTGCTCTGAG ccACCTGTGGTAAAGACAGAAATGGTGACTATATCAGACACGTTTGCCGCCCAGAAAACTGAGATAGCCACAAAAGAAGTTCCCATCGTACATACGGAAACCAAGACCATCACATACGAAGCCGCACAG CTGGATGGCAATGGCGACGGCGAGCCTGGAGTGTTGATGACAGCCCAGACAATCACCTCCGAATCTCTGTGCACCACCACAACCACACACATCACCAAG ACGTTGAAGGGCGGCCTGTCGGAGACGAGGATCGAGAAACGCATCGTCATCACCGGCGACTGTGACATCGACCACGACCAG GCACTGGCCCAGGCCATTAAGGAGGCCAAAGAGCAGCATCCTGACATGTCTGTCACCCGAGTGGTGGTTCATAAAGAAACTGAactggctgaggaggaggaggattga
- the epb41l2 gene encoding band 4.1-like protein 2 isoform X3, translating into MTTEAGSETEVKEKAEEPAAEPVQSEKAPDEAQEVANAEGQEKGKEGKGIGRYLPTWLKKQKSQSQQTSPTKEAPPTEEAVGKVTQQKGDESAPEVNGHAEEVEEEEEEEEKEEAVKSEEVKEKESESHSTASGDNKTAKAEETADKVPEESQPTAEGEGAKEVQQKKEQEGDAAGEEEQGGEREGQTSIFQSPLRLVRKTKMKLMECHVSLLDGTDFTCEVEKRAKGQFLFFKVCEHLNLMEKDYFGLFYMDNHAQTCWLDPTKDIKRQIRNNNWQFVFNVKFYPPDPSLLTEDITRYLLCLQLREDVATGRLPCSFVTHALLGSYTLQAEFGDHEPDQPRPLDNVGQLTFAPNQNKDMEEKILELHKSLRGMTPAQADAQFLENAKKLSMYGVDLHHAKDSEGVDIMLGVCANGLLVYKDRLRINRFAWPKILKISYKRNNFYIKIRPGETEQFESTVGFKLQNHRSAKRLWKVCVENHSFFRLTVPEQPTKARFLTLGSKFRYSGRTQAQTRKASSLIDRPAPNFQRTSSKRISRSLDGAPMISITEASENGREPHLELHSDSKSLGASSPPHTLDHDKTQDDVLKHQASISQLKRSFMEAPPPSPPQPNQWEKRLTSSPATTIRIQQQQQVSLEEEIASALLSRGAGFCPAPPARRSASDPTLDGDITTATASAPEESPAPPVEAAAAAAAENSIADTKEAAKTTEVEIEETVVVQEVSIAPKLGRVAVTAGPPAGPPAHQEALEQEVTVQEEVVVNEEAKAAKQESVSSESESEEEAEYHPNVSICHTQIPEEEEEEEEEQQEEEAVKAAEAPSLLPVAASLPEDAREEKNAEGEHQAEREATEGEAPNGPPAPEGSASGAEREEGPKVNGDARPVEAEHRPQVICCSEPPVVKTEMVTISDTFAAQKTEIATKEVPIVHTETKTITYEAAQLDGNGDGEPGVLMTAQTITSESLCTTTTTHITKTLKGGLSETRIEKRIVITGDCDIDHDQALAQAIKEAKEQHPDMSVTRVVVHKETELAEEEED; encoded by the exons ATGACTACAGAAGCGGGCTCTGAGACCGAGGTGAAGGAGAAAGCCGAGGAGCCTGCCGCTGAGCCGGTCCAATCGGAGAAGGCCCCGGACGAGGCCCAAGAAGTAGCCAACGCCGAGGGGCAggagaaggggaaggagggCAAAGGAATAGGTCGATACCTGCCGACATGGCTTAAGAAGCAGAAGTCTCAGAGCCAG CAGACCTCCCCGACCAAAGAGGCGCCGCCCACGGAGGAAGCCGTCGGCAAGGTGACACAGCAAAAGGGGGACGAGTCTGCCCCGGAAGTGAACGGTCACGCAGAggaagtggaagaagaagaggaagaagaggagaaggaggaggcagtAAAGTCGGAGGAAGTGAAGGAAAAGGAATCAGAATCTCACTCTACCGCCAGCGGAGACAACAAG ACCGCCAAGGCTGAGGAGACTGCTGATAAAGTTCCAGAGGAGAGCCAGCCAacagcagagggagaaggagcaaaggaggtgcagcagaagaaggagcaggaagGGGACGCGGCCGGTGAGGAGGAGCAAGGAGGGGAAAGAGAAGGCCAGACTTCTATTTTCCAGTCTCCTCTCCGCCTGGTGAGGAAAACCAAGATGAAGCTGATGGAGTGTCACGTGAGCCTCCTGGACGGGACCGACTTCACCTGCGAGGTGGAG AAACGGGCCAAAGGCCAGTTCCTGTTCTTTAAGGTGTGCGAGCACCTCAACCTAATGGAGAAGGACTACTTTGGACTCTTTTACATGGACAACCATGCACagacg TGTTGGTTGGACCCCACCAAGGACATCAAGAGACAGATACGCA ATAACAACTGGCAGTTTGTATTCAACGTCAAGTTCTACCCTCCTGACCCGTCACTGCTCACCGAAGACAttaccag GTACCTGCTGTGTCTGCAGCTCCGTGAAGACGTGGCCACTGGGCGCCTGCCGTGCTCGTTCGTCACTCACGCCCTGCTGGGGTCGTACacgctgcag gCGGAATTTGGGGACCACGAGCCCGACCAGCCTCGGCCCCTGGACAACGTGGGTCAGCTGACCTTTGCGCCCAATCAGAACAAAGACATGGAGGAGAAGATTCTTGAGCTCCACAAGTCTCTCAG GGGAATGACACCAGCTCAGGCCGACGCCCAGTTTCTAGAAAATGCCAAGAAACTGTCCATGTACGGGGTGGACCTGCACCACGCCAAG GACTCGGAGGGCGTGGACATCATGCTCGGCGTGTGCGCCAACGGGCTCCTGGTTTACAAGGACAGGCTCCGGATAAACCGCTTTGCTTGGCCCAAAATCCTCAAGATTTCATACAAGAGGAACAACTTCTACATAAAGATCCGACCCGGAGAG ACGGAGCAGTTCGAGAGCACCGTGGGATTCAAGCTCCAGAATCATCGCTCTGCCAAGAGGCTGTGGAAGGTCTGCGTGGAGAACCACAGCTTCTTCAG gttaACGGTGCCGGAACAGCCCACCAAGGCCCGCTTCTTGACTCTGGGCTCCAAGTTCCGTTACAGCGGGCGAACCCAGGCCCAGACCCGCAAGGCCAGCTCCCTCATAGACCGGCCGGCGCCCAACTTCCAACGCACCTCCTCCAAGCGCATCAGCCGCAGCCTGGAtggag CACCAATGATCAGCATAACTGAGGCGTCAGAGAACGGACGTGAACCCCACCTGGAGCTCCACTCTGACTCtaag TCACTGGGAGCCAGCTCTCCGCCTCACACTCTG GACCACGATAAGACCCAAGACGACGTTCTGAAACACCAAGCTAGCATTAGCCAGCTGAAACGCTCCTTTATGGAGgcgcctcctccctctcctccgcaGCCCAACCAGTGGGAGAAAcgcctcacctcctcccccgccaCAACGATACGTAtccaacagcaacagcaagtg AGCCTCGAGGAGGAGATCGCTTCCGCGCTCCTCAGTAGAGGCGCCGGCTTTTGTCCCGCTCCGCCCGCCCGCCGCAGCGCGTCCGACCCGACGCTCGATGGCGATATAACCACAGCTACCGCTTCCGCCCCCGAG GAGAGTCCAGCCCCCCCCGTGGAAGcagccgccgctgctgctgccgaaAACTCGATCGCTGACACCAAAGAAGCCGCGAAG ACAACCGAAGTTGAAATCGAGGAAACTGTTGTCGTCCAAGAGGTTTCCATAGCACCCAAACTCGGACGCGTCGCGGTCACCGCCGGCCCCCCCGCCGGCCCGCCCGCACACCAGGAAGCACTAGAGCAGGAAGTGACAGTCCAAGAGGAAGTAGTGGTAAACGAGGAAGCCAAAGCGGCAAAGCAGGAGAGCGTTTCCTCCGAGAGCGAGAGTGAAGAGGAAGCCGAGTACCATCCAAACGTCTCCATCTGCCACACACAAATaccggaggaggaagaggaggaggaggaagagcagcaggaagaggaggcggtCAAGGCGGCGGAGGCTCCTTCCCTTCTACCCGTAGCGGCGTCCTTGCCGGAAGACGCCCGGGAGGAGAAGAACGCGGAGGGGGAGCACCAAGCCGAGAGGGAGGCGACGGAGGGCGAGGCCCCCAATGGCCCCCCCGCGCCGGAGGGGAGCGCGAGCGGGGCGGAGCGAGAGGAAGGACCCAAAGTGAACGGAGACGCCCGCCCGGTTGAGGCAGAACACCGGCCACAGGTTATTTGTTGCTCTGAG ccACCTGTGGTAAAGACAGAAATGGTGACTATATCAGACACGTTTGCCGCCCAGAAAACTGAGATAGCCACAAAAGAAGTTCCCATCGTACATACGGAAACCAAGACCATCACATACGAAGCCGCACAG CTGGATGGCAATGGCGACGGCGAGCCTGGAGTGTTGATGACAGCCCAGACAATCACCTCCGAATCTCTGTGCACCACCACAACCACACACATCACCAAG ACGTTGAAGGGCGGCCTGTCGGAGACGAGGATCGAGAAACGCATCGTCATCACCGGCGACTGTGACATCGACCACGACCAG GCACTGGCCCAGGCCATTAAGGAGGCCAAAGAGCAGCATCCTGACATGTCTGTCACCCGAGTGGTGGTTCATAAAGAAACTGAactggctgaggaggaggaggattga
- the epb41l2 gene encoding band 4.1-like protein 2 isoform X6: MTTEAGSETEVKEKAEEPAAEPVQSEKAPDEAQEVANAEGQEKGKEGKGIGRYLPTWLKKQKSQSQQTSPTKEAPPTEEAVGKVTQQKGDESAPEVNGHAEEVEEEEEEEEKEEAVKSEEVKEKESESHSTASGDNKTAKAEETADKVPEESQPTAEGEGAKEVQQKKEQEGDAAGEEEQGGEREGQTSIFQSPLRLVRKTKMKLMECHVSLLDGTDFTCEVEKRAKGQFLFFKVCEHLNLMEKDYFGLFYMDNHAQTCWLDPTKDIKRQIRNNNWQFVFNVKFYPPDPSLLTEDITRYLLCLQLREDVATGRLPCSFVTHALLGSYTLQAEFGDHEPDQPRPLDNVGQLTFAPNQNKDMEEKILELHKSLRGMTPAQADAQFLENAKKLSMYGVDLHHAKDSEGVDIMLGVCANGLLVYKDRLRINRFAWPKILKISYKRNNFYIKIRPGETEQFESTVGFKLQNHRSAKRLWKVCVENHSFFRLTVPEQPTKARFLTLGSKFRYSGRTQAQTRKASSLIDRPAPNFQRTSSKRISRSLDGAPMISITEASENGREPHLELHSDSKSPLRVHGDNIYVRHSNLMLEDHDKTQDDVLKHQASISQLKRSFMEAPPPSPPQPNQWEKRLTSSPATTIRIQQQQQVESPAPPVEAAAAAAAENSIADTKEAAKTTEVEIEETVVVQEVSIAPKLGRVAVTAGPPAGPPAHQEALEQEVTVQEEVVVNEEAKAAKQESVSSESESEEEAEYHPNVSICHTQIPEEEEEEEEEQQEEEAVKAAEAPSLLPVAASLPEDAREEKNAEGEHQAEREATEGEAPNGPPAPEGSASGAEREEGPKVNGDARPVEAEHRPQVICCSEPPVVKTEMVTISDTFAAQKTEIATKEVPIVHTETKTITYEAAQLDGNGDGEPGVLMTAQTITSESLCTTTTTHITKTLKGGLSETRIEKRIVITGDCDIDHDQALAQAIKEAKEQHPDMSVTRVVVHKETELAEEEED, translated from the exons ATGACTACAGAAGCGGGCTCTGAGACCGAGGTGAAGGAGAAAGCCGAGGAGCCTGCCGCTGAGCCGGTCCAATCGGAGAAGGCCCCGGACGAGGCCCAAGAAGTAGCCAACGCCGAGGGGCAggagaaggggaaggagggCAAAGGAATAGGTCGATACCTGCCGACATGGCTTAAGAAGCAGAAGTCTCAGAGCCAG CAGACCTCCCCGACCAAAGAGGCGCCGCCCACGGAGGAAGCCGTCGGCAAGGTGACACAGCAAAAGGGGGACGAGTCTGCCCCGGAAGTGAACGGTCACGCAGAggaagtggaagaagaagaggaagaagaggagaaggaggaggcagtAAAGTCGGAGGAAGTGAAGGAAAAGGAATCAGAATCTCACTCTACCGCCAGCGGAGACAACAAG ACCGCCAAGGCTGAGGAGACTGCTGATAAAGTTCCAGAGGAGAGCCAGCCAacagcagagggagaaggagcaaaggaggtgcagcagaagaaggagcaggaagGGGACGCGGCCGGTGAGGAGGAGCAAGGAGGGGAAAGAGAAGGCCAGACTTCTATTTTCCAGTCTCCTCTCCGCCTGGTGAGGAAAACCAAGATGAAGCTGATGGAGTGTCACGTGAGCCTCCTGGACGGGACCGACTTCACCTGCGAGGTGGAG AAACGGGCCAAAGGCCAGTTCCTGTTCTTTAAGGTGTGCGAGCACCTCAACCTAATGGAGAAGGACTACTTTGGACTCTTTTACATGGACAACCATGCACagacg TGTTGGTTGGACCCCACCAAGGACATCAAGAGACAGATACGCA ATAACAACTGGCAGTTTGTATTCAACGTCAAGTTCTACCCTCCTGACCCGTCACTGCTCACCGAAGACAttaccag GTACCTGCTGTGTCTGCAGCTCCGTGAAGACGTGGCCACTGGGCGCCTGCCGTGCTCGTTCGTCACTCACGCCCTGCTGGGGTCGTACacgctgcag gCGGAATTTGGGGACCACGAGCCCGACCAGCCTCGGCCCCTGGACAACGTGGGTCAGCTGACCTTTGCGCCCAATCAGAACAAAGACATGGAGGAGAAGATTCTTGAGCTCCACAAGTCTCTCAG GGGAATGACACCAGCTCAGGCCGACGCCCAGTTTCTAGAAAATGCCAAGAAACTGTCCATGTACGGGGTGGACCTGCACCACGCCAAG GACTCGGAGGGCGTGGACATCATGCTCGGCGTGTGCGCCAACGGGCTCCTGGTTTACAAGGACAGGCTCCGGATAAACCGCTTTGCTTGGCCCAAAATCCTCAAGATTTCATACAAGAGGAACAACTTCTACATAAAGATCCGACCCGGAGAG ACGGAGCAGTTCGAGAGCACCGTGGGATTCAAGCTCCAGAATCATCGCTCTGCCAAGAGGCTGTGGAAGGTCTGCGTGGAGAACCACAGCTTCTTCAG gttaACGGTGCCGGAACAGCCCACCAAGGCCCGCTTCTTGACTCTGGGCTCCAAGTTCCGTTACAGCGGGCGAACCCAGGCCCAGACCCGCAAGGCCAGCTCCCTCATAGACCGGCCGGCGCCCAACTTCCAACGCACCTCCTCCAAGCGCATCAGCCGCAGCCTGGAtggag CACCAATGATCAGCATAACTGAGGCGTCAGAGAACGGACGTGAACCCCACCTGGAGCTCCACTCTGACTCtaag AGTCCATTGAGAGTGCATGGGGACAATATTTATGTGAGGCACAGTAATTTAATGTTGGAG GACCACGATAAGACCCAAGACGACGTTCTGAAACACCAAGCTAGCATTAGCCAGCTGAAACGCTCCTTTATGGAGgcgcctcctccctctcctccgcaGCCCAACCAGTGGGAGAAAcgcctcacctcctcccccgccaCAACGATACGTAtccaacagcaacagcaagtg GAGAGTCCAGCCCCCCCCGTGGAAGcagccgccgctgctgctgccgaaAACTCGATCGCTGACACCAAAGAAGCCGCGAAG ACAACCGAAGTTGAAATCGAGGAAACTGTTGTCGTCCAAGAGGTTTCCATAGCACCCAAACTCGGACGCGTCGCGGTCACCGCCGGCCCCCCCGCCGGCCCGCCCGCACACCAGGAAGCACTAGAGCAGGAAGTGACAGTCCAAGAGGAAGTAGTGGTAAACGAGGAAGCCAAAGCGGCAAAGCAGGAGAGCGTTTCCTCCGAGAGCGAGAGTGAAGAGGAAGCCGAGTACCATCCAAACGTCTCCATCTGCCACACACAAATaccggaggaggaagaggaggaggaggaagagcagcaggaagaggaggcggtCAAGGCGGCGGAGGCTCCTTCCCTTCTACCCGTAGCGGCGTCCTTGCCGGAAGACGCCCGGGAGGAGAAGAACGCGGAGGGGGAGCACCAAGCCGAGAGGGAGGCGACGGAGGGCGAGGCCCCCAATGGCCCCCCCGCGCCGGAGGGGAGCGCGAGCGGGGCGGAGCGAGAGGAAGGACCCAAAGTGAACGGAGACGCCCGCCCGGTTGAGGCAGAACACCGGCCACAGGTTATTTGTTGCTCTGAG ccACCTGTGGTAAAGACAGAAATGGTGACTATATCAGACACGTTTGCCGCCCAGAAAACTGAGATAGCCACAAAAGAAGTTCCCATCGTACATACGGAAACCAAGACCATCACATACGAAGCCGCACAG CTGGATGGCAATGGCGACGGCGAGCCTGGAGTGTTGATGACAGCCCAGACAATCACCTCCGAATCTCTGTGCACCACCACAACCACACACATCACCAAG ACGTTGAAGGGCGGCCTGTCGGAGACGAGGATCGAGAAACGCATCGTCATCACCGGCGACTGTGACATCGACCACGACCAG GCACTGGCCCAGGCCATTAAGGAGGCCAAAGAGCAGCATCCTGACATGTCTGTCACCCGAGTGGTGGTTCATAAAGAAACTGAactggctgaggaggaggaggattga
- the epb41l2 gene encoding band 4.1-like protein 2 isoform X12: MTTEAGSETEVKEKAEEPAAEPVQSEKAPDEAQEVANAEGQEKGKEGKGIGRYLPTWLKKQKSQSQQTSPTKEAPPTEEAVGKVTQQKGDESAPEVNGHAEEVEEEEEEEEKEEAVKSEEVKEKESESHSTASGDNKTAKAEETADKVPEESQPTAEGEGAKEVQQKKEQEGDAAGEEEQGGEREGQTSIFQSPLRLVRKTKMKLMECHVSLLDGTDFTCEVEKRAKGQFLFFKVCEHLNLMEKDYFGLFYMDNHAQTCWLDPTKDIKRQIRNNNWQFVFNVKFYPPDPSLLTEDITRYLLCLQLREDVATGRLPCSFVTHALLGSYTLQAEFGDHEPDQPRPLDNVGQLTFAPNQNKDMEEKILELHKSLRGMTPAQADAQFLENAKKLSMYGVDLHHAKDSEGVDIMLGVCANGLLVYKDRLRINRFAWPKILKISYKRNNFYIKIRPGETEQFESTVGFKLQNHRSAKRLWKVCVENHSFFRLTVPEQPTKARFLTLGSKFRYSGRTQAQTRKASSLIDRPAPNFQRTSSKRISRSLDGAPMISITEASENGREPHLELHSDSKPPVVKTEMVTISDTFAAQKTEIATKEVPIVHTETKTITYEAAQLDGNGDGEPGVLMTAQTITSESLCTTTTTHITKTLKGGLSETRIEKRIVITGDCDIDHDQALAQAIKEAKEQHPDMSVTRVVVHKETELAEEEED, translated from the exons ATGACTACAGAAGCGGGCTCTGAGACCGAGGTGAAGGAGAAAGCCGAGGAGCCTGCCGCTGAGCCGGTCCAATCGGAGAAGGCCCCGGACGAGGCCCAAGAAGTAGCCAACGCCGAGGGGCAggagaaggggaaggagggCAAAGGAATAGGTCGATACCTGCCGACATGGCTTAAGAAGCAGAAGTCTCAGAGCCAG CAGACCTCCCCGACCAAAGAGGCGCCGCCCACGGAGGAAGCCGTCGGCAAGGTGACACAGCAAAAGGGGGACGAGTCTGCCCCGGAAGTGAACGGTCACGCAGAggaagtggaagaagaagaggaagaagaggagaaggaggaggcagtAAAGTCGGAGGAAGTGAAGGAAAAGGAATCAGAATCTCACTCTACCGCCAGCGGAGACAACAAG ACCGCCAAGGCTGAGGAGACTGCTGATAAAGTTCCAGAGGAGAGCCAGCCAacagcagagggagaaggagcaaaggaggtgcagcagaagaaggagcaggaagGGGACGCGGCCGGTGAGGAGGAGCAAGGAGGGGAAAGAGAAGGCCAGACTTCTATTTTCCAGTCTCCTCTCCGCCTGGTGAGGAAAACCAAGATGAAGCTGATGGAGTGTCACGTGAGCCTCCTGGACGGGACCGACTTCACCTGCGAGGTGGAG AAACGGGCCAAAGGCCAGTTCCTGTTCTTTAAGGTGTGCGAGCACCTCAACCTAATGGAGAAGGACTACTTTGGACTCTTTTACATGGACAACCATGCACagacg TGTTGGTTGGACCCCACCAAGGACATCAAGAGACAGATACGCA ATAACAACTGGCAGTTTGTATTCAACGTCAAGTTCTACCCTCCTGACCCGTCACTGCTCACCGAAGACAttaccag GTACCTGCTGTGTCTGCAGCTCCGTGAAGACGTGGCCACTGGGCGCCTGCCGTGCTCGTTCGTCACTCACGCCCTGCTGGGGTCGTACacgctgcag gCGGAATTTGGGGACCACGAGCCCGACCAGCCTCGGCCCCTGGACAACGTGGGTCAGCTGACCTTTGCGCCCAATCAGAACAAAGACATGGAGGAGAAGATTCTTGAGCTCCACAAGTCTCTCAG GGGAATGACACCAGCTCAGGCCGACGCCCAGTTTCTAGAAAATGCCAAGAAACTGTCCATGTACGGGGTGGACCTGCACCACGCCAAG GACTCGGAGGGCGTGGACATCATGCTCGGCGTGTGCGCCAACGGGCTCCTGGTTTACAAGGACAGGCTCCGGATAAACCGCTTTGCTTGGCCCAAAATCCTCAAGATTTCATACAAGAGGAACAACTTCTACATAAAGATCCGACCCGGAGAG ACGGAGCAGTTCGAGAGCACCGTGGGATTCAAGCTCCAGAATCATCGCTCTGCCAAGAGGCTGTGGAAGGTCTGCGTGGAGAACCACAGCTTCTTCAG gttaACGGTGCCGGAACAGCCCACCAAGGCCCGCTTCTTGACTCTGGGCTCCAAGTTCCGTTACAGCGGGCGAACCCAGGCCCAGACCCGCAAGGCCAGCTCCCTCATAGACCGGCCGGCGCCCAACTTCCAACGCACCTCCTCCAAGCGCATCAGCCGCAGCCTGGAtggag CACCAATGATCAGCATAACTGAGGCGTCAGAGAACGGACGTGAACCCCACCTGGAGCTCCACTCTGACTCtaag ccACCTGTGGTAAAGACAGAAATGGTGACTATATCAGACACGTTTGCCGCCCAGAAAACTGAGATAGCCACAAAAGAAGTTCCCATCGTACATACGGAAACCAAGACCATCACATACGAAGCCGCACAG CTGGATGGCAATGGCGACGGCGAGCCTGGAGTGTTGATGACAGCCCAGACAATCACCTCCGAATCTCTGTGCACCACCACAACCACACACATCACCAAG ACGTTGAAGGGCGGCCTGTCGGAGACGAGGATCGAGAAACGCATCGTCATCACCGGCGACTGTGACATCGACCACGACCAG GCACTGGCCCAGGCCATTAAGGAGGCCAAAGAGCAGCATCCTGACATGTCTGTCACCCGAGTGGTGGTTCATAAAGAAACTGAactggctgaggaggaggaggattga